Proteins co-encoded in one Quercus robur chromosome 8, dhQueRobu3.1, whole genome shotgun sequence genomic window:
- the LOC126694821 gene encoding G-type lectin S-receptor-like serine/threonine-protein kinase At4g27290, giving the protein MGILSFIFLLTYLLFLFSKVSFAVDSITPSLYISDGSTLVSKDGSFELGFFSPGISKNRYLGIWYKNIPVKTVVWVANRLNPINDSSGLLMINSKGSLVLMSQNKSVVWSTGLGTQKQAKNPVLQLSDSGNLVLRDGNSGISFWESFDYPSDTFLPGMKLGWDSTKGIKWSLTAWKNPDDPSPGDFTYGIEMHAYPEPVIWKGNKKVYRPGPWNGLRFSGSPDLKPNPVYDYNFVSNDFEVYYTYTLKNKSVISRIILNQTSNTRERYIWIEAEQVWRRYTSVPRDYCDYYGLCGPNGNCTISGSPVCQCLQGFMPKLPQKWSLMDWSQGCVRDKQLSCHEDGFLKFVGLKLPDTTYSWVNESMSILECRAKCLNNCSCMAYTTSDIRGSGSGCALWFDDLMDIRQLPAGGQDLYIRMPASEIEARHVRKIKRAVIVAAALVVVSGMLLLVGFYICRSRINLEDHQNNEGQKEDLELPFFELSTIVYATDNFSFKNKLGEGGFGSVYKGTLEDNQEIAVKRLSRSSGQGLNEFKNEVRLIAKLQHRNLVKLLGCCIQQEEKILIYEYMPNKSLDCFIFDQTKGKLLDWSKRFRIICGIARGLQYLHQDSRLRIIHRDLKASNILLDSEMNSKISDFGMARTFGGDQLEGNTNRVVGTYGYMAPEYAFDGIFSTKSDVFSFGILLLEIISGKKSRGFYHPNHEHNLIGHAWILWNEGRPLELIDECLGESCTMSEVLRCIHLSLLCVQQRPEDRPNISSVVVMLSSECALAEPKQPGFFLGKDSNGARFFSRNHESSSTNEITVTLLEPR; this is encoded by the exons ATGggcattctttcttttatttttctgctaACTTATTTACTCTTTTTGTTCTCCAAAGTCTCCTTTGCAGTAGATAGCATTACTCCATCCCTATATATTAGTGATGGAAGTACCTTAGTTTCTAAAGATGGAAGCTTCGAACTGGGATTCTTCAGTCCCGGTATTTCCAAGAATCGCTACTTAGGAATATGGTACAAGAATATCCCAGTTAAAACTGTAGTGTGGGTTGCAAACCGACTCAACCCCATCAATGACTCGTCTGGCTTGTTGATGATAAACAGTAAAGGCAGTCTTGTGCTTATGAGTCAGAATAAGAGCGTTGTTTGGTCAACAGGAttaggaacacaaaaacaaGCCAAGAATCCTGTGTTACAGCTCTCAGACTCAGGAAATCTTGTACTAAGAGATGGTAATTCAGGAATCTCTTTCTGGGAAAGCTTCGACTATCCATCTGATACATTTTTACCAGGAATGAAGTTGGGATGGGACTCAACGAAAGGCATTAAGTGGAGTCTTACTGCATGGAAAAATCCAGATGATCCATCTCCTGGAGATTTCACTTATGGGATAGAAATGCATGCATACCCTGAGCCTGTTATTTGGAAAGGAAACAAAAAGGTTTACCGTCCCGGCCCATGGAATGGCCTTCGGTTTAGTGGTTCACCGGATCTAAAGCCGAACCCGGTTTATGATTACAACTTTGTTTCCAATGACTTTGAGGTGTACTACACATACaccctaaaaaataaatctgTAATCTCAAGAATAATTTTGAACCAAACCAGCAATACACGTGAGCGGTACATCTGGATTGAAGCTGAGCAAGTTTGGCGCCGCTATACATCAGTACCTAGAGATTACTGTGACTATTACGGACTTTGTGGACCCAATGGAAATTGTACCATTAGTGGGTCACCGGTCTGCCAATGTTTACAAGGATTCATGCCTAAATTACCACAAAAATGGAGCTTGATGGACTGGTCTCAAGGTTGTGTACGCGATAAACAATTGAGCTGCCATGAAGATGGGTTTCTTAAATTTGTCGGCTTGAAATTGCCAGATACTACATATTCTTGGGTAAACGAAAGTATGAGTATTTTAGAATGTAGAGCCAAATGCTTGAACAACTGTTCCTGTATGGCATATACAACCTCAGATATCAGAGGAAGTGGTAGTGGCTGCGCCTTGTGGTTTGATGATCTAATGGATATTAGACAGTTACCTGCTGGTGGGCAAGATCTATATATCAGAATGCCGGCTTCAGAGATAG AGGCAAGACATGTTCGTAAGATAAAGAGAGCAGTGATTGTTGCTGCCGCCCTTGTAGTAGTTTCTGGAATGCTCTTATTAGTTGGCTTCTACATTTGCAGAAGCAGAATAAACTTAGAAG ATCATCAGAACAACGAAGGCCAAAAGGAAGACCTTGAGCTCCCTTTCTTTGAACTATCCACAATAGTTTATGCCACTGACAACTTTTCGTTCAAGAACAAGCTTGGTGAAGGTGGTTTTGGATCTGTTTACAAG GGTACACTAGAAGACAACCAAGAAATTGCTGTCAAAAGGCTTTCAAGGAGTTCTGGACAAGGATTAAATGAGTTCAAAAATGAAGTAAGACTAATTGCGAAGCTTCAACACCGAAATCTTGTAAAACTTCTTGGTTGTTGCATTCAACAAGAAGAGAAGATTCTGATTTATGAATACATGCCCAACAAAAGCCTGGACTGCTTCATTTTTG ATCAAACAAAAGGTAAATTGTTGGATTGGTCCAAACGCTTTCGTATTATTTGCGGGATTGCTCGGGGGCTTCAATATCTTCATCAAGATTCTAGATTGAGAATTATACATAGAGATCTCAAAGCAAGTAATATTTTACTTGATAGTGAGatgaattctaaaatttcagacTTTGGCATGGCTAGAACTTTTGGAGGAGATCAGTTGGAAGGAAACACAAACAGAGTTGTTGGAACTTA TGGTTACATGGCACCAGAATATGCTTTTGATGGAATATTCTCAACAAAATCTGATGTCTTTAGCTTTGGGATTTTATTGTTGGAGATCATAAGTGGGAAGAAAAGTAGAGGGTTTTATCATCCAAACCACGAGCATAACCTTATTGGACAT GCATGGATACTGTGGAATGAAGGCAGGCCTTTAGAATTGATTGATGAATGTTTAGGAGAATCATGCACAATGTCAGAAGTGTTGCGCTGCATCCATCTGAGCCTCTTATGCGTGCAACAGCGTCCTGAGGATAGACCAAACATATCTTCTGTTGTTGTGATGCTAAGCAGTGAGTGTGCTTTGGCTGAACCCAAACAACCTGGTTTCTTCTTGGGAAAGGATTCAAATGGAGCACGGTTTTTCTCGAGAAATCATGAATCATCTTCAACCAATGAAATAACAGTTACATTATTGGAGCCTCGTTAA